One Rosa chinensis cultivar Old Blush chromosome 3, RchiOBHm-V2, whole genome shotgun sequence DNA window includes the following coding sequences:
- the LOC112193208 gene encoding WD repeat-containing protein VIP3 has protein sequence MKLAGLKSIDDAHDESVWAITWVPATEARPALLLTGSLDETVRLWQPDELVNRGKMTGHCLGVASVAAHPLGFIAASASLDSFVRIFDVDSNTTIASFEAPPSEVWQLRFNPQGTMLAAAGGGSASVKVWDTSTWNLVATLSIPRPEGTKPADKSSSKKFVLSVAWSPDGRRIACGSMDGTVSVFDTDRGKFLHHLEGHCMPVRSLVFSPVEPRLLFTGSDDQHVHMYDAEGKTQVGSMSGHNGWVLSVDASTDGAALATGSSDRTVKLWDIGMKAAVQTMSNHNDQVWGVAFRPGGMPGRLASVSDDKSISLYDYS, from the exons ATGAAGCTCGCAGGACTCAAATCAATCGACGACGCTCACGACGAGTCGGTATGGGCCATCACCTGGGTTCCGGCGACCGAAGCCCGACCCGCTTTGTTGTTAACCGGGTCACTCGACGAGACCGTTCGGCTATGGCAACCGGACGAGCTGGTGAACCGGGGAAAGATGACCGGACACTGCCTCGGCGTGGCTTCCGTGGCGGCTCACCCCTTGGGCTTCATCGCCGCCTCTGCTTCGCTTGATAGCTTCGTTAGGATCTTCGACGTTGACTCCAACACCACCATCGCCAGTTTCGAGGCGCCGCCCTCCGAAGTCTGGCAATTACGCTTCAATCCCCAG GGTACCATGCTAGCCGCGGCCGGTGGTGGCAGTGCCTCAGTAAAGGTCTGGGACACCAGCACGTGGAACCTGGTTGCCACATTGTCGATTCCTCGCCCAGAAGGAACCAAGCCTGCTGACAAAAGCAGCAGCAAGAAGTTTGTGCTATCGGTTGCCTGGAGTCCTGATGGGAGACGCATAGCTTGTGGCTCCATGGATGGAACCGTTTCTGTTTTCGACACAGATCGCGGCAAGTTCCTGCACCACCTGGAAGGCCACTGCATGCCCGTGAGGTCTCTTGTGTTTTCCCCTGTTGAACCGCGGTTACTCTTCACTGGCTCGGACGATCAACATGTGCACATGTATGATGCTGAGGGGAAAACCCAGGTTGGGTCCATGTCAGGGCATAACGGCTGGGTCTTGAGTGTTGATGCAAGCACAGATGGGGCAGCCCTTGCAACTGGTTCGAGTGATAGAACTGTGAAGCTGTGGGATATTGGCATGAAGGCAGCTGTGCAAACAATGAGCAACCATAATGACCAAGTCTGGGGAGTGGCCTTTCGACCTGGAGGTATGCCTGGCAGACTTGCTAGTGTCTCTGATGACAAGAGCATATCACTGTATGACTACTCTTGA